The following DNA comes from Bryobacteraceae bacterium.
CTCGCGATTCACTTCGTCCTAGCGGCGACGGTGGCCGGGTTCGCCTTGTACCAGGGAGGTCCGATTCAAGCGTTCGGGACGCCGGACGCCATCGGCGGCGGCACGCCGATCCAGCCGGTGTCGTCCTTGCCGATGTACGCGCGCAGCCAGCGCCTGCAGCCGTTGGCGAACGACACGGAATCGCTCGTGCCCGAGAAGCGGGATACGAAGCCCTCCGAGGAGAGGCCAGACCCGGAGGCCATCGGGCTGGACAAAAAAGCCAAGAAGAAGAAAAAAGATTCAAAGCTCGATCTTTCGGCATACCTGGACCGGCGCCGCAAGATGCTCGACGAGAAAGACAACCAGGTTTACAGCCGCACGGGAGCGGCGGCGAGTTCGCCGATTCTCGGTGGCAAACCGGGCACGGGCAATCTCGGCTTCGGCGACGGCAATCCGTTCGGGGACCGCTTCGGCTACTATGCCGACCTGGTGCGAACCTGTCTGGCGCGGGAATGGGACACCGGATCCGTGGACGCTGGGCTGCGGCAGGCGCCGATCGTCACGATGCACTTCGATATCCTGCGAACCGGTGCGGTGAAGAACGTCGAAGTGTTTCAATCGAGCGGAAACCTCTCCCTCGACTACTCCTGCCGGCGGGCGATCGAATCGTGTTCGCCGTTCGCCGCGCTGCCGGCCGGTTTCGAACGCAACTCCGCCCGGGTAGAATTTAAGTTCCAGCTCAAACGATGAAACACAAACACCTTGCCTTGTTTTCGCTGGCGGCGATCGCGGCCGCTCCCGCGGCGCGGGCGCAGTTCGACATCAAGGACATCATCACGGCCGAGGCGGCCCGGCCGGTGATCGCGGTTCCGGATATGCGCGGAACCGGCGTCGGCCAGGGGGCGATGGACACGTTCAACCGGACGTTGTTCGCCGACCTGCAGGACGCCGGCGTTTTCCGGATGGCGCCCAAGAGCATGTATCCGGCGCAGATCCCGCAGCGGCCGCAGGACTTCCGCCCGCCGGTGACCGGCGAGCGCCAGGGCCCGTGGCTCACCGACTGGTCAAACCCGCCGGCGAGCGCGAACTACGTCACGATCGGATACACGGCGGTTCAGGACAACCGGCTGGTGCTGTTCGGCTGGCTCTACAACGTCCAGCAGCCGGACCTTTCGAACGCGCAGGTGATCGGCAAGCTCTACTTCGCCGATGTATCCGAAGACGGCGCGCGGAAGGTGGCGCACGATTTCGCGGCCGACATTCTGCGTAAGTTCGGCGTGGAGCCGGTGATGGGAACGAAGGTTTACTACACTTCCACGCGGTCCGGAAACCGCGAGATCTGGGTGATGGATTGGGACGGCTCGAACAAGAAGCAGTTGACGCATTTGCGCGCCATCACCAACTTCGCGGCGGTCTCTCCGGATTCGTCGCGGCTCGCATTCACCACGTTCGCCAAGGGAACGCCGCAGATCATGATGTTGTCGCTCGAGACGGGACGGGTGCTGCCGTTCTACAACCAGCAGGCATCGCTCAACGGGACGCCGGCGTTTTCGCCCGACGGCCGGCTTCTGTTCTCCTCGACGGCGCATGTTGGCCCTGGACGTGCAGGGTCGGCGAATGTGTACGAGTGCAATCTCGACGGTTCCGGGCTGCATCGGATCGCGATCACCTCGGCCATCGAAATGGAAGCGAAGGTGAACCCGAAGAACCCGGGTGAGGTCGTGATGACGTCAGGCCGGTCGGGCCCGCCGCAGGTGTACAAGATGAGCCGGGATGGCACCGATGTGGTACGCCTCACCCCAGGCGAGGGTGACGCGGTGAATCCGTCGTGGCACCCGAACGGCCAACATATTGCATTTGCTTGGACAAGAGGGTATGATCCCGGTAATTTCAATATTTTCGTAATGGATGTTGCAACCCGTCAGGTTGTACAATTAACGCGAGGCGCCGGTCGTAACGAGAACCCGTCGTGGGCGCCGGATGGCCGTCACATCGTTTTTTCGTCGACACGCAGCGGGTCCACGCAGATCTGGACGATGCTGGCAGACGGAACTCAAGTGCGTCAATTGACGCATGAAGGCCGTAACAGTAACCCGGTCTGGAGCCGATAGAGGGGAACAGGGAGCCTGCGCGCTCTGCGACTAGCGGGGATCGCGCCGGCGGATGTAAAACGATTTTCTTTGGCTTCCAGGCAGTGTGAGACGGATTCGTGATAGTGTGTGTGTTTCGTTCAAGAGCCAACAGGAAAGGCACGATGAAATCCCAGGGAGGGACTACCCAACAATGAACAAAGAAAACAAAGCCTGGAGAAGGCTTGCGTGGCTGATGCTGGCGTTCACGCTGCTGCTGTTCGCCGCCGGCTGTAAGAAGAAGGTTCCGCCGCCGCCGCCACCACCGCCACCGCCCGTGGTGAAGACGCCCGAAGCGCCGAAACCCTCGGCCCGAGTCACCAATTTCACGGTTGAGCCGAGCACGATTCAGCGCGGCCAGTCGGCGACGCTACGCTGGGCGGTGGAGAACGCCGACAGCGTGACGATCGAGCCCGGAATCGGGACGGTTCCCGCGACCGGCTCGCGCCAGATCTACCCGAACGAGTCGACCAGCTATACGCTGACGGCGCGCGGTCCGGGGGGCAACGACGCTCGCACGGCTCGTGTTACGGTGACCGAGCCGCCTGCTCCTCCGCCTCCGCCTCCGCCACCGGCGCCGACGGAAACGCTGGTTCAGAGACTCGAGCGCACGGTGTCGGACGCCTACTTCGACTACGACAAGTACGATGTGCGCGAGGACGCTCGCGCCACTTTGAGCCGCAACTCCGATGCCCTCAAGGAGATATTCCGCCTCTTCCCGACGGCGGTGATCCTCGTCGAGGGCCACTGCGACGAGCGCGGGTCCGCCGAGTACAACCTGGGTCTGGGCGACCGCCGTTCGACTTCGGCGCGCGACTTCCTCGTCCAGCTTGGCGTGTCCGGAGACAAGCTGAAGACGGTGAGCTACGGCAAGGAACGGCCGCAGTGCACCGATGCCACCGAAGACTGCTGGCAGCGGAACCGGCGCGCCCACTTCAGCGTCGCGAGCGAGTAGAGACTCGCCTCGAATCGCCCTCATCCACCGGCGCGGCCGTATCGAAAACGGCCGCGCCGGTCTGAAACAAAATCCTTCACCCGTGTCGTATGCCTGTGAGGCTGCGGCGCGGGTTTGTCATAATAAAATACGAATCCAAATCCCTGAGGAGGCTCCTGTATCATGCATCTGATTCGAACGGCCACCCTGGTTGTTGTGCCGGCCGTGCTGTTTGCCGTTTCCGCGCGCGCCGCCAACAAAGAGCACGAGGCGATGGCCCGCGATCTCGCTCTCCTGTCGGCCGACGTGCAGAAGATGCAGCGCTCGATCGAAGATCAGATGCTCACGATCAAGACGCTGCTCAGCCAGGTGATCAACGATACCGGCAAGTCGCTCACCCAGGGCGCCGGCCTCGAGGTGAAGATGACCGAGCGCATGCAGACGCTCGAGAGATCCGTTAACCAGTCGATGGCCAGCCTCAACGCGAAGATCGACACCATGACCGACGAGTTCCGGCGGGTGCGCGAGGATGTGGGCGACCTGCGCGGAAAGATGAATCGGATGGACCAGCAGTTGGCCGACATCAAAACCGCCGTCACCGTCATCCAGAGCGCGCCGCGGGTGGAGGCCCCCGCGCCGCCTCCCACCGCGGAGACGGCCCCACCGGCGGAAACCGCCGGTCCGCCGGCGGGAGTGAGCGCGCAGTCGCTATTCGATGGCGCGATGCGCGACAAATCGGCGGGCCGCCCGGACCTCGCTCTGAACCAGTTTCAGGACTACATCAAGTGGTTCTCGCAAACCGAATCGGCCTGTGTCGCGCAGTACCAGATCGGCGAGATCTACATGGGTAAGCAGGATCTGGTTTCGGCGCTGGTCGCCTTCGATACGGTGCTCGAGAAGTACGGCAAGAGCTGCAGCCACTATCCGAACGCGCTCTTCATGAAGGCGCGCGCGCTCGAAAAGGGCGGCCAGCCGACTTCGGCGGCGCAGGAGTACCGCAAGCTGCGCGAGGATTTTCCCGGGTCCGACTGGGACCGTAAGGCGACGGCGTCGCTGCGGGCGCTCGGGTTCTCGACGACGGCTCCCACCCGCAAGAAGCGATGAGGCGGCATGCGGAGGCGAGCGGTTTCCGTGCTGCTGGCGGCCCTCCCGATGGTGGCCGGTGAGTTCCCGCGTACGCTTGAGGCCTTTCCCGGAAGAACACCCGCAATCGACGGCAGGCTCTCGCCGGGGGAGTGGGACGACGCGACGGCGTTCACCGGAGTCCTCGACTGGATCCCGCAGTTCAACAAAACCACCAAGCCCGCCGACCTGGCGTTGAAGGGCTGGCTGAAGCACGACGGCCGGCGGCTCTATTTCGCGTTCGAGATTACCGACGACGTGCTGTACGGGATCGACACGGCGCGTTGGCTCCCGGCTGAGAATCCGAAGGCGCACGATCTGACGCGCGAGGGATTCCCGTGGTTCGGCGACGAGATGGAACTGCTTGTCAACGCCGACAATCGCTGGTCGCCGGACGAGAGCGCGCGCGGCGACGGTACTGCGTGGCAGATGGTGTGCAACCTGACGAAGTCCCGGCGGGGCGGCGTGGGTCCGAAAGCAGGCGAACGATCGTGCCTGCTCGAAGGTGAGCCGCGGCGGAAGCTCGAGGCGTGGAACACGTATCGCCGATGGATCGATTCCGGGGCGATGCATGCCGCGGCGCGGGTGGCGAGGAAGAATGCCCGCGGCGGGACGTACGTCGTCGAATGGGCAGTGAGCTTCGACCCGTGCCTCGAGATCGAAAAAGGCAAGTTCTACACAACGGCCCTCGGCGATCGCGCCATGGGGCTCAACATTGCCCTCGGCGATATCGACGAGCCCGAGAAGGGCAAGGGCAACTTCGGAAACTTCAACCACGAAGACTGGTGGGCCGGCGCGAAAGACATTCGCACGCGGCTCGCCCAATATGGAGTGCTATGGATACGAACCGCCCGCCGCTAGCCACCTACGCCGATATGGCCCAGCTATTCGACCACTCGCTGGTGCGCCCGGAACTCACCGAGGACCAGATTCGCGACGGCTGCGATCTCGCCGCCGAATACGGCGTGGCTACGGTGTCGGTGCGCCCATCCGACATTGACATCGCCATCCGACAGTTGCGGGGGACCAACGTGCGGGTGGGGAGCCTCGCGGGCTTCCCGCACGGCAGCCAGAACACCGCCACCAAGCTTTACGAGGTCCGCGATCTGATCCGCCGCGGCGCCAAAGAGATCGACATGGTGATCAACATCGGGAAGCTGGTTTCGAGGCAGTGGCACTACTGCGAAACCGAACTCGTCCAGATGGCCAATGCCTGCCATGCCGAAGGCGTCATCCTCAAGTGCATCGTCGAGACCGCGTACCTCGACCACGAACAGAAGATTGTGGCGTGCAAGCTGATGAAGCATGCCCAGGTGGATTACATCAAGACGTCCACGGGCATCGCCCCGACCGGCTACACGCGGGAAGACGTCGCGCTGTTTTATTCGAAGTGCCATCCGTTCGTGAAGGTGAAGGCGGCGCATGGGGTCCGGACGATGGAGCGGGCGATCGAGGCCTACGAGGCCGGCGCGGACCGGATCGGGGTGACGGCGACGAAGACGATGCTGGATGCCTGGAAGGCGGAACTGAAGCGCCGGGCGGAATCGGGCGAGCCGGCTCCGGCGGCGGCGACCGCGACCGAGGGCTCCGGGTACTGACGCGCGGGAACAGCGCTACCGCCCGTTACTGACGCGACATCGAGAACCGCACGAGGCCGGCGACGTCGTGGATGTCGAGCTTCTGCATCAGATTCTTCCGGTGGCTATCGATCGTCTTGGGGCTCAGGTTGAGGCGGTTCGCGATTTCCTTGGCGCGAACGCCCTGCACCAGCAGCGAGAACACCTGATATTCACGCGTGCTCAGCCGCTCCAGCGGATCGCCAGACTGCGCGCCTGCGCCAAAGATCCGGTCCGCATCCACCGCCGGGCTGAAGTAGATGCCCCCGCGAGCCATTTGCTCCAGACCCTCCAGAATATCCCCCACGGGACCATCCTCGAGCAGAAATCCGGACGAGCCGGCGCGCAACGCCTCGAGGACCGTCTTGCGGTCCTGCCGCGGCGCAAGCAGTCCGAACCGGGTCCGCACGCCCGCTTCACGAGCGCGGGTCATGAGTTCGAACGGGTGCAACTCCGGGAGATCAATCGAAAGGACACAGAGATCCGGCTTGAGCAGACACACCTGCCGGAAGGCCTCGGCGCCATCGGCGCACACGGCGGCGATATCGAATTTGCCGGATCGCTCGCAAAGGGCCGCGAGCCCCTCCCGGATCAGTCCCCGCAGGTCGGCAACGATCAGGGAGGCTTTCGCCTCGGCCACGGGTAGGGCCTAACCGCGCCGGTTAGGTGAAACTCCGGACGGCGGCGGCTTCGTCATCGAAGGTCTCGAAGACCGTGTACAGCTTGGTGATCTGCAACAGGTCCTGCACGCGCTTGCCCAGGTTGAGCAGCTTCAGCATGCCGCCGGCGTTGGTAGTGGTGGTGTAGCCGGAGACGAGTTCGCCGATGCCGGAGCTGTCGATATAAGAAATCTCGCCCATGTTGATGAGCACCTTCTTCGAGCCCGAAGCCACCAGTTCCTTGATCTTTTCGCGAAACGCCGTCGATCCCTCACCGAGCGTGATGCGTCCGCTCGCGTCGATCACCGTTACGTCGCCAACCTGCCGGGTTGTCAGTTTTACACTCACAGAGGTCTGCCTCCTTACTCTGATCTCAAGTATTTTGCCATACGGACGCGCGTGCCTGCCGGCTCGCGCCGTCCGATTTCAAACTCGTCCATGTAGGCGCGGATCATCAACAGGCCGCGCCCGGAATGCCGCAGCACGTTGTCCTCGGCGCGCGGGTCTGGGACGTCGGACATGTCGAAACCCTTGCCCTCGTCTTCGATCTCGATCACCACGCCGTCGGCCCGCTCCCAGACCTGGAAGCGCACTTTCTTCCGCGCGTTGTACCGGTTGCCATGGGCCACCGCGTTGACCATGGATTCGCGGACGGCCATACCGACGTCGTGCCGGCTGTCTTCGTCGAAGCCCACGTTCGCGGCCGATTCCATTGCCGCCGCTTCGGCCTGGTCGACGCTATCCAAGTTCGACGCCAATTCGAGGACCGTGTGTTTCCTTGCGCCGCTGGTGTTCTCCGGCATATCCCGTTTCGCGGCGCATGCCGCCTGAGGTGGAAAAGGTAAGGTACTCGAATCCCGAGGTGAAAGTCAAGTTCCGCCCACGTCCTGTCCCACGTCCGTGCCCGGTTCGTCCGGTGGCGATCAGTTATTCCGGAACGCCGCCGCCTTGGCCTCCCACGGCCCGTGCAGGATCCGCGCTTTCGGCTTGGCCCGCCGCAGCGCCGCGAGTCCCTGGTCCGTGACCGCGGTGCCCTTCAGGTCGATCGACTCGAGCGCCGGGTACGTGGCAAGCAGCGCCGCGCCGTCGTCGTCCACGCGGTCGCAGCCCTGCAGCGTCAGCCGTTCCAGCTTCGGGAGTTCCTTCAGCCGTTCGAGCCACCGCCCGGTGACCGACATCGCCGACACCGTCGCGAAGCGCTGGCCCTCCACGCCGATGCCGATCGACGTGCAACCGAAGCGCAGCTCACGGAGGTTCCTCAACGTCAGCACCG
Coding sequences within:
- a CDS encoding ATP-binding protein, which gives rise to MPENTSGARKHTVLELASNLDSVDQAEAAAMESAANVGFDEDSRHDVGMAVRESMVNAVAHGNRYNARKKVRFQVWERADGVVIEIEDEGKGFDMSDVPDPRAEDNVLRHSGRGLLMIRAYMDEFEIGRREPAGTRVRMAKYLRSE
- a CDS encoding TonB family protein; the protein is MADAHVDILEQRESLSRPFAGSLAIHFVLAATVAGFALYQGGPIQAFGTPDAIGGGTPIQPVSSLPMYARSQRLQPLANDTESLVPEKRDTKPSEERPDPEAIGLDKKAKKKKKDSKLDLSAYLDRRRKMLDEKDNQVYSRTGAAASSPILGGKPGTGNLGFGDGNPFGDRFGYYADLVRTCLAREWDTGSVDAGLRQAPIVTMHFDILRTGAVKNVEVFQSSGNLSLDYSCRRAIESCSPFAALPAGFERNSARVEFKFQLKR
- a CDS encoding response regulator transcription factor, which encodes MAEAKASLIVADLRGLIREGLAALCERSGKFDIAAVCADGAEAFRQVCLLKPDLCVLSIDLPELHPFELMTRAREAGVRTRFGLLAPRQDRKTVLEALRAGSSGFLLEDGPVGDILEGLEQMARGGIYFSPAVDADRIFGAGAQSGDPLERLSTREYQVFSLLVQGVRAKEIANRLNLSPKTIDSHRKNLMQKLDIHDVAGLVRFSMSRQ
- the deoC gene encoding deoxyribose-phosphate aldolase translates to MDTNRPPLATYADMAQLFDHSLVRPELTEDQIRDGCDLAAEYGVATVSVRPSDIDIAIRQLRGTNVRVGSLAGFPHGSQNTATKLYEVRDLIRRGAKEIDMVINIGKLVSRQWHYCETELVQMANACHAEGVILKCIVETAYLDHEQKIVACKLMKHAQVDYIKTSTGIAPTGYTREDVALFYSKCHPFVKVKAAHGVRTMERAIEAYEAGADRIGVTATKTMLDAWKAELKRRAESGEPAPAAATATEGSGY
- a CDS encoding tetratricopeptide repeat protein; this translates as MHLIRTATLVVVPAVLFAVSARAANKEHEAMARDLALLSADVQKMQRSIEDQMLTIKTLLSQVINDTGKSLTQGAGLEVKMTERMQTLERSVNQSMASLNAKIDTMTDEFRRVREDVGDLRGKMNRMDQQLADIKTAVTVIQSAPRVEAPAPPPTAETAPPAETAGPPAGVSAQSLFDGAMRDKSAGRPDLALNQFQDYIKWFSQTESACVAQYQIGEIYMGKQDLVSALVAFDTVLEKYGKSCSHYPNALFMKARALEKGGQPTSAAQEYRKLREDFPGSDWDRKATASLRALGFSTTAPTRKKR
- a CDS encoding STAS domain-containing protein codes for the protein MSVKLTTRQVGDVTVIDASGRITLGEGSTAFREKIKELVASGSKKVLINMGEISYIDSSGIGELVSGYTTTTNAGGMLKLLNLGKRVQDLLQITKLYTVFETFDDEAAAVRSFT
- a CDS encoding OmpA family protein; the encoded protein is MNKENKAWRRLAWLMLAFTLLLFAAGCKKKVPPPPPPPPPPVVKTPEAPKPSARVTNFTVEPSTIQRGQSATLRWAVENADSVTIEPGIGTVPATGSRQIYPNESTSYTLTARGPGGNDARTARVTVTEPPAPPPPPPPPAPTETLVQRLERTVSDAYFDYDKYDVREDARATLSRNSDALKEIFRLFPTAVILVEGHCDERGSAEYNLGLGDRRSTSARDFLVQLGVSGDKLKTVSYGKERPQCTDATEDCWQRNRRAHFSVASE